The sequence CTTCGCTTTCAAGCTCCCCGCGCATTTTAATCTCTTCTTCTCTGGCCGCCTCTCTTTGAAAAATAATGGCCTCTCTGATGCTTTCATTGACGGCAGCTCGCACCTCACTCGGCCATGAATCGACAGCATCCCGGTTGGCGAATATGCCCCTAGCTGCATAAAAATGCCCGGTCATGGTGATGTGGTCATGGAACCGGTGCATTCCATAGGCCGCCGTATTCGCCAGTGGATTCTCCTGGGCGTCGAGTTCTCCCGACTCCATCATGGCAAGCCCCTCATGAAGATTTGTCGCACGAGGAAGCGCCCCTAAAAGCTCAAAAGTTTTTTTATGGATCTCATTGGGCATTAGACGGATGCGAAGCCCGGCGCAGTCTTCGGGTGCGCGGATTGGGCCCCTGCTGTTCGATATGTGTCTGAAACCGTTGTCCCAATATCCGAGCATACGGAAGTTTTTTTTCTCTTCAATTTTTTGTGTCAAAAATTTTCCCAGCTCGCCATCAAGCGCCCGGTGGGCATGTTCTTCATTATCAAAAATGAAGGGCAGATCGATAATCTGGAGCTCGGGAATAATGTCGGAAAGGCCGTAGGCGGTCGATGAATAACACATTGTGAGTTGGCCATTTTCGACCATTTTT comes from Nitrospinaceae bacterium and encodes:
- a CDS encoding TRAP transporter substrate-binding protein encodes the protein MSNDIHIRFAGYSPPHTTHSRAIVRFRDALISRLGDSARVDIFWNVLDFGYKGLEMTKMVENGQLTMCYSSTAYGLSDIIPELQIIDLPFIFDNEEHAHRALDGELGKFLTQKIEEKKNFRMLGYWDNGFRHISNSRGPIRAPEDCAGLRIRLMPNEIHKKTFELLGALPRATNLHEGLAMMESGELDAQENPLANTAAYGMHRFHDHITMTGHFYAARGIFANRDAVDSWPSEVRAAVNESIREAIIFQREAAREEEIKMRGELESEGISFIELSSEERARFKEAVSPVVDQARKEIPGTLFQMLG